GTTTGGATGCGCCGTTATATTTGATGCACGCAAGATTTGTTAGGGAATTAAGAATTTAAGGAAGTGTGATCTGTGTGATTAAACACTTGTAGCAGCACAATTCAACTAAAAAGTGGTTCGCCGTAATTATCGTTAGTTTAAGGATTGCATATGCGTAGGGAGCTAAAAAGTATGAAAAGTGATAATGGGTTGATTTTGCCGGTTTTTGATGAATTTAGTTTAAGCTCAACCGATGTCCCCATGTAAGTTTTAGGGAAGTGTGATAGCTCACAGGTATTTATGCAGGTGGATATAAGCGTATTTAGGTGGATATAAGTGTATTTAGGTTCATATTTGTTTATAGAAGGTCGTATTTGTTCACAAGAACACAAAATTAATGGGTATTGGCGATTTGAAAGCCCAAAAAATAGTTATTGATGCAAATTATGCCAAAAAACGCTTTGTATTGCAAATTTCGATAGAAACAAGCAATGCACCTTGCTACAGCATAGCTGAATTTATGTGAAATTTAAGTTTTGATCTTACTCCGAAAAGTCCATTGTAAGATTTTTACCCCTCTTCATTGGTGATAGAAGCCATTTTTTGTTGAAGTGTACTTATAGAAGCTAGCTCTTATTTTGCATTTTACGAACCAATCACACCTTTCTGTTCAATTAACCCGCTCCAATTTCGCCCTAATTCATTAAATTGAAACCAACTCATGAATTTAAACTATTAGAAACCTTTGCAAAACCTCTACGCGGCAAATATGGGACATAAATTATTAATATTATTACATATAGGCTTGTAAATTCACCTACTTATTAGTATTTTATATTAGGTTATAGTATTGATAATACTATAGATATGAAGACAACCAATCAACTCGGATTTTCTGATGAACTGCTTGCCCGCAGGCGTAAATCATCTCAAATGGCTGCCAAGCTAATTAAAATTGACAAGCTCATTGACTGGCAACCTATTTACCAAAAACTTTCGGTTATTGATCAAACCAGTAAAACCAAAGGCGGGCGTCCCCGAAAGCCAGTCAGTTGGATGGTTAAAGCGGTGTTTCTGCAATCATTATTCAACCTAAGCAATCCCCAGTTGGAAGATCAGCTCATCGATCGCTTAAGCTTCCAACGGTTTGTAGGAATCAATCTCGACCATGATATTCCCGATTTTACTACATTTTGGAGGTTTAAGGAAGCCATCATACAGCATGGACTTGGAGATATCATTTTTGATCAGATTACAGGGCAACTTGAGCAAAGAGGCATGATGCTAAAACGTGGTACCGTTGTGGATGCAACGATCATCAACTCCGTGAACCGGCCTCTTAAAAAAGAGCGGCGCCAGGAGCTGTCCGAAAAACCCTCATCACAAATTGACACCGACGCCCATTCTACCAAAAAGGGGAAACGCTATTATTTCGGGTATAAAGGGCATATTGGCGTTGATGTAGGTACTAAACTCATCAGGAAACAGCGATTCACGCCTGCACACAGAAATGATCAAAAACCCCTTGACGAACTCATCAGTTATGATGAAATGAGCTTATGGGGTGATAAGGCCTACTATCTGGAGTCCTACAAAGAGGCGTCCCGCAAAGACGGATGGTTTTACGGTGTTCTGAATAAACCGAAGAAAGGTCAAAAGCTATCTAAAAAACAAAAAAGGAAGAATAAGCAGTACAGCAGCGTCCGGGCTCAGGTAGAGCATCCGTTTGCATGGATGAAAACGAAAGCTGGTTTAGTGGCTATGCAAGCCAAAAACATAGCCAGAAATGCTTTCACTTTTGCCAATAACTGTGCCTGCTGGAATGTGACAAGGGCATTATGGATTTTGAGCAAACACAAACCTTTCGGGGGATTGGTATGTCGATGAACCATCAATTGGGGATAAATAACCCACAAATTGGACGAAATAGGGCTTATTTGAGCCTGTGTAAGAGGTCATTTCAGGAAAAATGCCCAATTCCCATTGCTCTTTGTAGATGCAATCTGGTGCAAAAACACTGATGGAAGTGAACACTACCTTTTTCAAAGCGTTCTTGTACAGTACAAACGATGCGCAGGCAACCAAGGAGGTTTTGACGCAAAGCGTGCAATCCACGCAAGCTCTGTCTCCATTGAAGAAGCAA
This genomic stretch from Cyclonatronum proteinivorum harbors:
- a CDS encoding IS5 family transposase, encoding MKTTNQLGFSDELLARRRKSSQMAAKLIKIDKLIDWQPIYQKLSVIDQTSKTKGGRPRKPVSWMVKAVFLQSLFNLSNPQLEDQLIDRLSFQRFVGINLDHDIPDFTTFWRFKEAIIQHGLGDIIFDQITGQLEQRGMMLKRGTVVDATIINSVNRPLKKERRQELSEKPSSQIDTDAHSTKKGKRYYFGYKGHIGVDVGTKLIRKQRFTPAHRNDQKPLDELISYDEMSLWGDKAYYLESYKEASRKDGWFYGVLNKPKKGQKLSKKQKRKNKQYSSVRAQVEHPFAWMKTKAGLVAMQAKNIARNAFTFANNCACWNVTRALWILSKHKPFGGLVCR